In a genomic window of Scheffersomyces stipitis CBS 6054 chromosome 4, complete sequence:
- the ZRT3 gene encoding vacuolar Zn-iron permease (go_function metal ion transporter activity~go_component membrane~go_process metal ion transport), with translation MLDFNCNWEQGWVLTSLSTALCFVGCLVIYLDDLYYLLLPRFITSRYTFKLNENYVFLNGSLAFSAGCLLFTSLFRLLPEALKYLKDSFDDDNHVIHDPSVMKWIQTDLIGAYIGGIFICLAFNGILHLATSESVVHCNHSGDHTVNELDPRGSNHVHGHDHSHSQNTIDLEIGKTGCKNGCSNSHTYERPDSSSDSHSSHSHTHQAHEQNHHNENHIQTNSETHQEMSENSPLLTRNSKSRKSLLHYLVPNSDCTICVGECKGFGSAELCLYHTQNETESPQLHFCEIPELTSNSIHGHYDIYSENQVHEDHTSHVEDHHHHITSPMSRLLLIGIQTTLAITLHKFPEGFITFITSETNPKLGVSIFLSLLVHNFTEGFSMCLPLYYSFASGSSAQYAKLKAVGISGVLGGFSQPLGAFLGYLFLSYNKAKYGDGNVIDVEKLDFIFGITMALTSGFLTVIALSMYGSAVSFGGSSNFVMLWCVCGITVIGVSSIFSA, from the exons ATGTTAGACTTCAACTGCAATTGGGAGCAAGGGTGGGTGCTCACATCGCTTTCCACAGCGTTGTGCTTTGTAGGGTGTCTTGTTATATACTTAGATGACCTCTACTATCTTCTTTTGCCACGCTTCATCACGTCTAGATATAcgttcaagttgaatgaGAACTATGTCTTCCTCAACGGTTCCTTAGCGTTTTCTGCTGGCTGTTTGTTGTTCACTTCGTTGTTCAGATTGCTTCCCGAAGCActcaagtacttgaaagACTCCTTTGATGACGACAATCATGTGATTCATGACCCATCAGTGATGAAGTGGATTCAGACAGACTTGATAGGAGCTTACATAGGCGGCATATTCATCTGCCTAGCCTTCAACGGCATTCTCCACCTTGCCACAAGCGAATCTGTGGTACATTGTAATCATAGTGGAGACCACACTGTTAACGAGCTAGATCCTCGCGGTAGTAACCATGTACACGGTCATGACCATAGCCATTCGCAGAACACAATAGACTTAGAAATAGGCAAAACTGGATGCAAGAATGGCTGCAGTAATTCTCATACTTATGAACGTCCAGACTCATCTTCCGATTCACATTCGAGTCATTCTCACACCCACCAAGCTCACGAACAAAACCACCACAACGAGAATCATATTCAAACAAATTCAGAGACCCACCAGGAGATGTCTGAAAACAGCCCCTTGCTAACAAGAAACCTGAAGTCTCGCAAATCGCTCTTGCATTACTTGGTTCCAAACTCAGACTGTACCATCTGTGTAGGAGAATGTAAAGGGTTTGGCTCTGCAGAATTGTGTCTTTACCATACGCAGAACGAGACTGAATCTCCACAACTTCACTTCTGCGAAATTCCCGAGCTCACCAGCAACAGTATCCATGGT CATTACGATATCTATCTGGAGAACCAAGTCCACGAGGACCACACCTCTCATGTAGAAGACCACCATCACCACATCACTTCTCCAATGTCACGGTTGCTTTTGATCGGAATTCAGACCACTTTGGCTATAACCTTGCACAAGTTTCCGGAAGGTTTCATCACTTTTATCACTTCTGAAACCAACCCCAAGTTGGGAGTATCCATCTTCCTTAGTTTGCTAGTGCACAACTTCACTGAGGGGTTCTCAATGTGTTTGCCTTTGTACTACTCTTTTGCATCTGGAAGCTCGGCCCAATAcgccaagttgaaggcaGTAGGAATCAGTGGTGTTTTAGGGGgcttttcgcagccattgGGTGCATTTTTGGGGTACTTGTTTTTGCTGTATAACAAGGCCAAGTATGGCGATGGTAACGTCATTGACGTCGAAAAGCTAGACTTTATTTTTGGGATCACCATGGCCCTCACCAGTGGGTTCTTGACAGTTATTGCCTTGTCTATGTATGGCCTGGCCGTATCTTTTGGAGGTTCGCTGAACTTTGTCATGTTGTGGTGTGTATGTGGTATCACCGTGATTGGTGTATCGTCTATCTTTTCTGCTTAA